AAGAACAGTGAGCCAGCCATGAGTAGAGAAGTAAGGTCCACGAATAGGATATCCTTCCCAGCCCCAGAGGATCATTGTACTGGTGTCGGAGAGCAGTGAGTGAAGGCCAAAGAACAATCCCGCTAGGCCAAGCGAAGCAAAGAAGCTTGAACTGGTCTTGGCAGGGCTGGTAACGAGACCAGCAGTGAGAGGTGTTCTCCGTGTGAAGCGAAGAGCAGCGAAAATACCGAGCACAAGGCCAGTGTTGTTCCAACCACCATTCGCAGCATGCATAATAGGCCAAATAGGGTTATTGGTCCACCATGCGAACTTGGCAGTAGACGAGAGGATGAGACCAATCATCCAGCCGAGAATCTTGGACTCGAGACGGCCCTCGTGGACAGATTCTGCGAAAAGAGTTCCAGCCCAACCCAAACATGACATGAAGACACCGAAACCAACGGTGAAAAGACGCAGGCGAGGTTCTTCCACTAGGTACGCTGTAATGCCTGCCAAAGAAAGAAGGTGCACAACACGCAGGTTATTCACCACCAGAGATCGTGCTGAGCGGCTGGCAAGAATAAAGGGCGAAACAGTGGTCATAACCGAGACTTCGTATCCAGAAATACCCATGTACCAGAGTGGGAAGTCTATCGATGTGTTAGAACCAGGCACATGATCTTTTCCAGTTGTCAGCTAACTCACACCATACTACAAGCCCCAGGCTGGTCAAGATAGTCCAGAAAACGTACTGCGACGAATTGGTGATTAGTCCCTTCCAATCGTGCGCAAATTAAGTGTCGACTTACTCCATGGTAGATTTCAGCGGCAATATCGAGTGCCTCGGACCAACTGAAACGAACAGCAAAGACGCCGCCAGttgccttttccttcctATTGGATCATGTTAATAACTGCCTGATTTTCTTTAGTGTACCTAGTACTTACTCCTTCTCCAAAACAGCAGATGGCACTGACGAGAAATTCTCACTGCAAAAGACTTAGACAATGGCCTTAAAAAAACGTGTCTATTGGGTAAAAGGCTGTTCTGGGAGCCAAAGACTATCTGGGAAGCCAATGAACGTACCCCTTGCTCGCACCCTTGACGTCCCTAACTTCGATATCAAAGGTACTGAAATCGAGGGCAGTTACGGCGTCGAAGGCTACGTCGAAGATAATCAATGACCACTCGAAGAAGGCGTAGGTGGTGTAAGCTGATTGACGGGATTCGTTAGTCGGCTATATGAGCACGGGCGTTTAATCGGTTAAGCGATATCTTACCTCCAGCGACACGATGGACCTTGTGCtgaataaaaaagtaaatcaATGGCACAAGGGTTCCGAAGAAAGCCGAAGCCAGGTACTTTCGGTATTTAATGGCCTGGGGGTTGGCGGGGCTCAGTGCGATGCAGCCAGTCGTCCACGGAAGCGTCGCAACAATATATGAAATCATTAGGATATCGTGCCAATCGTGGTCATCTGTAGAGGTTATGTATGTCCATCCGCCGCAGGTTAGTGTTCGCACGAGTCCCATGATAGCGACGAAGGTAGGCAGCTTCTGACCAGGCTTGCGCGTGAGAAGATACCATAAGCCGACAAGAGCGAATCGAGGACCTATTCCTTGTAAGTAAGAGGAGGTTGCTATACAGTTGAATCAATTGTCGTGTACCGGATGTGATGGCGATAAAGATCATGAAGAATGATCGCTCTGGGTATCGATCGCCGATTGTTGCGGACACCGAGGGAAACCATTCTTGCGGATAACCGTAGAACTCGTTCTGAACGATCTTGTGATAGTGAAGGTAGAGGCCGATAACCAATGCGCTGAAGAAGGCAGCTGGAACAACAAGCATTAACTACTCGACCAAATTATCACGCATTTCTGCAACGGCAGACAAGCAGGTAAGCAACATACTGTACGCGACGGTTGTGTGCGCCCAACTGACCAAGCTTCCATTGAAGCTTAGGACGACGC
This Fusarium poae strain DAOMC 252244 chromosome 3, whole genome shotgun sequence DNA region includes the following protein-coding sequences:
- a CDS encoding hypothetical protein (TransMembrane:19 (i20-45o77-98i110-128o140-159i171-188o200-222i283-300o306-323i335-351o357-378i390-407o413-437i458-477o497-514i526-545o551-570i582-601o613-629i650-667o)~BUSCO:3431at5125), coding for MASKYKDKDTGVVLSFNGSLVSWAHTTVAYTAFFSALVIGLYLHYHKIVQNEFYGYPQEWFPSVSATIGDRYPERSFFMIFIAITSGPRFALVGLWYLLTRKPGQKLPTFVAIMGLVRTLTCGGWTYITSTDDHDWHDILMISYIVATLPWTTGCIALSPANPQAIKYRKYLASAFFGTLVPLIYFFIQHKVHRVAGAYTTYAFFEWSLIIFDVAFDAVTALDFSTFDIEVRDVKGASKGENFSSVPSAVLEKEKEKATGGVFAVRFSWSEALDIAAEIYHGYVFWTILTSLGLVVWYFPLWYMGISGYEVSVMTTVSPFILASRSARSLVVNNLRVVHLLSLAGITAYLVEEPRLRLFTVGFGVFMSCLGWAGTLFAESVHEGRLESKILGWMIGLILSSTAKFAWWTNNPIWPIMHAANGGWNNTGLVLGIFAALRFTRRTPLTAGLVTSPAKTSSSFFASLGLAGLFFGLHSLLSDTSTMILWGWEGYPIRGPYFSTHGWLTVLAMSLGLFSGVWQPRLASSWGAYIVGTAGAMFLTFFSHWSGYYGALTLATYLMAYSVPILVHAAKTNPATTFGSGFLIYNFLVLFHVWVVAYAFVPGGQLVREHTDWVMYTMMTCIGAGVYGINVSSPQRQTPKRSLPTQQRKLFGVSTIIINILFLVSAFQRFPANNHQPYHGEDRILTAGIWTIHFSFDNDMWASEYRMRDLIKELEIDVIGLLESDNQRIIMGNRDATQFLAEDLGMYVDYGPGPNKHTWGAALLSKFPILNSTHHLLPSPVGELAPAIHATLDVYGQLVDVFVFHSGQEEDPEDRRLQSLYLAELMGSTPRPAFLLSYLVTKPKEGNYNTYVSETSGMKDVDPSDWDRWCEYILFKRLKRVGYARVSRSSITDTELQVAKFKIPESKEEIAKLEAQSDKERNRRVQEKDVPEGWRFPAMFRGDGVRQHRYHVFNEPRYYN